One window of Manihot esculenta cultivar AM560-2 chromosome 17, M.esculenta_v8, whole genome shotgun sequence genomic DNA carries:
- the LOC110605505 gene encoding uncharacterized protein LOC110605505 isoform X2, producing MNIATIHTLEGISQIQDEISSTGSEVERLQHEERTARDTFICQMFELNTRIRNFQDSIASNFHEANNVGSAEEADQKVLMEVPMETDSRTLEDELALVVSQTTKEEQEYLAAQSFQKQVQQEHVDLQRKVSLMEVIMKETKALQDLIRQTSKLGQIYASLGEQLQKRCVCPICHTDNVESLRGIFQADEQIHLL from the exons ATGAACATTGCTACTATTCACACCCTAGAG GGAATTTCTCAGATTCAAGATGAAATATCCTCCACTGGATCGGAAGTAGAGCGTCTTCAG CATGAAGAAAGGACCGCACG AGATACCTTTATTTGTCAGATGTTCGAGCTTAACACCAGAATAAG GAACTTCCAGGACAGCATAGCTTCCAACTTCCATGAAGCAAATAACGTTGGAAGTGCAGAAG AAGCAGATCAGAAAGTTTTAATGGAGGTACCCATGGAAACTGATTCAAGAACTTTAGAGGACGAGCTTGCTCTTGTTGTTTCTCAAACAACTAAAGAGGAACAAGAATACCTAGCAGCACAGAGTTTCCAAAAGCAG GTCCAGCAGGAACATGTGGATCTTCAGAGGAAGGTTTCTTTGATGGAGGTGATAATGAAAGAAACAAAAGCACTGCAGGATTTGATTAG GCAGACTTCTAAATTGGGACAAATTTATGCTTCTCTTGGTGAGCAGTTGCAGAAGAGGTGTGTGTGTCCCATTTGTCATACAGATAATGTAGAGTCTCTGAGGGGAATTTTTCAGGCAGATGAGCAAATTCATCTCTT
- the LOC110605505 gene encoding uncharacterized protein LOC110605505 isoform X3: MNIATIHTLEGISQIQDEISSTGSEVERLQHEERTARDTFICQMFELNTRIRNFQDSIASNFHEANNVGSAEDQKVLMEVPMETDSRTLEDELALVVSQTTKEEQEYLAAQSFQKQVQQEHVDLQRKVSLMEVIMKETKALQDLIRQTSKLGQIYASLGEQLQKRCVCPICHTDNVESLRGIFQADEQIHLL; the protein is encoded by the exons ATGAACATTGCTACTATTCACACCCTAGAG GGAATTTCTCAGATTCAAGATGAAATATCCTCCACTGGATCGGAAGTAGAGCGTCTTCAG CATGAAGAAAGGACCGCACG AGATACCTTTATTTGTCAGATGTTCGAGCTTAACACCAGAATAAG GAACTTCCAGGACAGCATAGCTTCCAACTTCCATGAAGCAAATAACGTTGGAAGTGCAGAAG ATCAGAAAGTTTTAATGGAGGTACCCATGGAAACTGATTCAAGAACTTTAGAGGACGAGCTTGCTCTTGTTGTTTCTCAAACAACTAAAGAGGAACAAGAATACCTAGCAGCACAGAGTTTCCAAAAGCAG GTCCAGCAGGAACATGTGGATCTTCAGAGGAAGGTTTCTTTGATGGAGGTGATAATGAAAGAAACAAAAGCACTGCAGGATTTGATTAG GCAGACTTCTAAATTGGGACAAATTTATGCTTCTCTTGGTGAGCAGTTGCAGAAGAGGTGTGTGTGTCCCATTTGTCATACAGATAATGTAGAGTCTCTGAGGGGAATTTTTCAGGCAGATGAGCAAATTCATCTCTT
- the LOC110605505 gene encoding uncharacterized protein LOC110605505 isoform X5 codes for MNIATIHTLEGISQIQDEISSTGSEVERLQHEERTARNFQDSIASNFHEANNVGSAEDQKVLMEVPMETDSRTLEDELALVVSQTTKEEQEYLAAQSFQKQVQQEHVDLQRKVSLMEVIMKETKALQDLIRQTSKLGQIYASLGEQLQKRCVCPICHTDNVESLRGIFQADEQIHLL; via the exons ATGAACATTGCTACTATTCACACCCTAGAG GGAATTTCTCAGATTCAAGATGAAATATCCTCCACTGGATCGGAAGTAGAGCGTCTTCAG CATGAAGAAAGGACCGCACG GAACTTCCAGGACAGCATAGCTTCCAACTTCCATGAAGCAAATAACGTTGGAAGTGCAGAAG ATCAGAAAGTTTTAATGGAGGTACCCATGGAAACTGATTCAAGAACTTTAGAGGACGAGCTTGCTCTTGTTGTTTCTCAAACAACTAAAGAGGAACAAGAATACCTAGCAGCACAGAGTTTCCAAAAGCAG GTCCAGCAGGAACATGTGGATCTTCAGAGGAAGGTTTCTTTGATGGAGGTGATAATGAAAGAAACAAAAGCACTGCAGGATTTGATTAG GCAGACTTCTAAATTGGGACAAATTTATGCTTCTCTTGGTGAGCAGTTGCAGAAGAGGTGTGTGTGTCCCATTTGTCATACAGATAATGTAGAGTCTCTGAGGGGAATTTTTCAGGCAGATGAGCAAATTCATCTCTT
- the LOC110605505 gene encoding uncharacterized protein LOC110605505 isoform X1 — MNIATIHTLEGISQIQDEISSTGSEVERLQHEERTARDTFICQMFELNTRIRNFQDSIASNFHEANNVGSAEDISEADQKVLMEVPMETDSRTLEDELALVVSQTTKEEQEYLAAQSFQKQVQQEHVDLQRKVSLMEVIMKETKALQDLIRQTSKLGQIYASLGEQLQKRCVCPICHTDNVESLRGIFQADEQIHLL; from the exons ATGAACATTGCTACTATTCACACCCTAGAG GGAATTTCTCAGATTCAAGATGAAATATCCTCCACTGGATCGGAAGTAGAGCGTCTTCAG CATGAAGAAAGGACCGCACG AGATACCTTTATTTGTCAGATGTTCGAGCTTAACACCAGAATAAG GAACTTCCAGGACAGCATAGCTTCCAACTTCCATGAAGCAAATAACGTTGGAAGTGCAGAAG ACATTTCAGAAGCAGATCAGAAAGTTTTAATGGAGGTACCCATGGAAACTGATTCAAGAACTTTAGAGGACGAGCTTGCTCTTGTTGTTTCTCAAACAACTAAAGAGGAACAAGAATACCTAGCAGCACAGAGTTTCCAAAAGCAG GTCCAGCAGGAACATGTGGATCTTCAGAGGAAGGTTTCTTTGATGGAGGTGATAATGAAAGAAACAAAAGCACTGCAGGATTTGATTAG GCAGACTTCTAAATTGGGACAAATTTATGCTTCTCTTGGTGAGCAGTTGCAGAAGAGGTGTGTGTGTCCCATTTGTCATACAGATAATGTAGAGTCTCTGAGGGGAATTTTTCAGGCAGATGAGCAAATTCATCTCTT
- the LOC110605505 gene encoding uncharacterized protein LOC110605505 isoform X4, giving the protein MNIATIHTLEGISQIQDEISSTGSEVERLQHEERTARNFQDSIASNFHEANNVGSAEDISEADQKVLMEVPMETDSRTLEDELALVVSQTTKEEQEYLAAQSFQKQVQQEHVDLQRKVSLMEVIMKETKALQDLIRQTSKLGQIYASLGEQLQKRCVCPICHTDNVESLRGIFQADEQIHLL; this is encoded by the exons ATGAACATTGCTACTATTCACACCCTAGAG GGAATTTCTCAGATTCAAGATGAAATATCCTCCACTGGATCGGAAGTAGAGCGTCTTCAG CATGAAGAAAGGACCGCACG GAACTTCCAGGACAGCATAGCTTCCAACTTCCATGAAGCAAATAACGTTGGAAGTGCAGAAG ACATTTCAGAAGCAGATCAGAAAGTTTTAATGGAGGTACCCATGGAAACTGATTCAAGAACTTTAGAGGACGAGCTTGCTCTTGTTGTTTCTCAAACAACTAAAGAGGAACAAGAATACCTAGCAGCACAGAGTTTCCAAAAGCAG GTCCAGCAGGAACATGTGGATCTTCAGAGGAAGGTTTCTTTGATGGAGGTGATAATGAAAGAAACAAAAGCACTGCAGGATTTGATTAG GCAGACTTCTAAATTGGGACAAATTTATGCTTCTCTTGGTGAGCAGTTGCAGAAGAGGTGTGTGTGTCCCATTTGTCATACAGATAATGTAGAGTCTCTGAGGGGAATTTTTCAGGCAGATGAGCAAATTCATCTCTT